In the Deltaproteobacteria bacterium genome, one interval contains:
- a CDS encoding dicarboxylate/amino acid:cation symporter: MARHTKILLGLFVGATLGVICNRVFPTAPWLAAALKYVADPIGTIFLNLLIMVVVPLVFSSLALGVAQIGDLKQLGRMGLRTFLYFLLVTTCAVGIGLGLVNTLRPGDQVSPATKDRLLAAYGKQAKELKGAAEQTEFGIKTLVNVVPRNPVAVIARPNPDMLALIFVALMAGVALTLIAREKADPVLRLLEGVNEMMVAIVGLALRLAPYGVAALIFSVTARFGWDLLAALGMYVLTVLLGLALHQFGVFSILIRVFARYSPVLFFRKVQTVMLTAFSTSSSNATLPTTIAVSQENLGIPARVSGFVLPLGATMNMNGTALFEGVTVVFLAQVFGVPLDLKAQLIVVVMSVITAIGAAGVPSGSIPLLIMVLQLVGVPAEGIAVVLGVDRILDMCRTVLNVTGDITCAAYVARTEGYLLKT; encoded by the coding sequence ATGGCCCGCCACACCAAGATCTTGCTGGGGCTGTTCGTGGGAGCCACCCTCGGGGTGATCTGCAACCGGGTCTTTCCGACCGCCCCCTGGCTCGCGGCGGCCCTGAAGTACGTGGCGGACCCGATAGGGACGATCTTTCTGAACCTGCTCATCATGGTGGTCGTTCCGCTGGTCTTCTCGAGCCTCGCGCTCGGGGTGGCCCAGATCGGGGACCTGAAGCAGCTCGGCCGGATGGGGCTGCGCACCTTCCTCTACTTCCTGCTCGTCACCACCTGCGCGGTGGGGATCGGGCTCGGGCTGGTCAACACCCTGCGGCCCGGGGATCAGGTCTCGCCGGCCACCAAGGACCGGCTCCTCGCCGCCTACGGCAAGCAAGCCAAGGAGCTGAAGGGCGCGGCCGAGCAGACCGAGTTCGGCATCAAGACCCTCGTGAACGTGGTGCCGCGAAACCCGGTGGCCGTGATCGCGCGGCCGAACCCGGACATGCTGGCCCTCATCTTCGTCGCGCTGATGGCGGGAGTGGCTCTCACCCTCATCGCCCGCGAGAAGGCCGATCCCGTGCTGCGCCTCCTCGAGGGGGTGAACGAGATGATGGTGGCGATCGTGGGGCTCGCGCTGCGCCTGGCCCCCTACGGCGTCGCCGCGCTCATCTTCAGCGTCACCGCCCGCTTCGGCTGGGACCTCCTCGCGGCCCTCGGGATGTACGTGTTGACGGTCCTGCTGGGCCTCGCGCTGCACCAGTTCGGGGTCTTCTCGATCCTGATCCGGGTCTTCGCCCGCTACAGCCCGGTGCTCTTCTTTCGCAAGGTGCAGACCGTGATGCTCACCGCGTTCTCGACCAGCTCGAGCAACGCGACCCTGCCCACGACCATCGCCGTCTCGCAAGAGAACCTGGGCATCCCGGCCCGCGTCTCGGGCTTCGTGCTGCCCCTCGGCGCCACGATGAACATGAACGGTACGGCGCTCTTCGAGGGGGTCACGGTGGTGTTTCTGGCCCAGGTCTTCGGCGTGCCGCTCGACCTGAAGGCGCAGCTCATCGTGGTGGTGATGAGCGTGATCACGGCCATCGGGGCGGCCGGGGTCCCCTCGGGGTCGATCCCGCTCCTGATCATGGTGCTGCAGCTCGTGGGAGTGCCCGCCGAGGGGATCGCCGTCGTCCTCGGCGTGGACCGCATCCTGGACATGTGTCGGACGGTGCTGAACGTGACGGGTGACATCACCTGCGCGGCCTACGTAGCCCGGACCGAGGGCTACCTCTTGAAGACCTGA